The window GAATCACCGGTACGGGACGCCCCTCCGCCTCACGCTGCAGCTTTGACACGATCTTTTTCATATAGGCCAGCGAAAACTCCAGGTATCCCGCGGCAGTCAGAGCGCCGCCCCAAGTATCAAAAATCTGCACAGCCTGCGCACCCGCACGAATTTGCGCATTCAGGTAATCCGCTACGGAATCCGCCAGTTTATCCAACAACAAATGCAGCAATTCCGGTTGTCCGTATGCGAGCTTCTTGATTTCACGGAAGTCCTTGCTTGAACCGCCTTCCACCATATAAGTAGCCAGCGTCCAAGGACTGCCGGAGAAGCCGATCAGGGGAACTCGGCCGTTCAACTCGCGACGAATCGTGCGCACGGCGTTCATGACATACCCCAGGTCCGTGTCAGCATCGGGCATATGCAATGCATTGACGTCAGCTTCTGTCCTTACTGTTTTCTTGAAACGGGGACCTTCTCCCGTCTCAAAGTAAAGGCCCAGCCCCATGGCGTCAGGAATAGTGAGGATGTCAGAAAAAAGAATCGCGGCATCAAGCTCAAAACGTTCCAGTGGCTGAAGCGTGACTTCACAGGCGAATTCCGCATTTTTACACAGGTCCATGAAGCTGCCTGCACGAGCCCTGGAAGCCCGATATTCAGGCAAGTAACGTCCAGCCTGGCGCATCATCCACACCGGCGTAACGTCCACCGGCTGCCTCATTAACGCGCGTAAAAATCGATCATTCTTCAGTTCTGACATGACGTCTCCAGGGTTCGAGAATTTGGGAGCAGCACATATACCACGTTCGCCCCCAACAAAAAAGGCATGGAAAACCATGCCTTTTCATACGTCTGAAGCTTTTTGATTGTTAATCAATCACTTCACAGCGTCATACTTCCAGATAATCGAGAATGCCTTCTCCCGCCTGTCTGCCTTCCCAAATCGCGGTGACCACCAGGTCGGAGCCGCGCACCATGTCTCCGCCGGAGAACACCTTCGGGTTAGTCGTCTGGAATTTGTATTGCTGCTGCTCCGGCGCGATGACCCGACCGCCGTTATCAACATCAATGCCAAACTCCTGGAACCAGGGTGAAGGGCTGGGACGGAAACCAAATGCGATCAGCACCGCGTCCGCAGGCAGTATCTCTTCGCTTCCCGCCACCACTTCAGGACGACGACGACCATTTTCGTCCGGTTCACCCAAGCGAGTTTGCACCACTTTCACGCCCTCTACCCGCTCATCGCCGATGATGGCGACGGGCTGACGGTTGAACAGGAACTTGACGCCTTCTTCTTTTGCGTTGGCGACTTCTTTGCGTGAACCCGGCATGTTGGCCTCATCACGACGGTAAGCACAGGTGACTGATTTGGCCTTTTGACGAATCGCCGTCCGGTTACAGTCCATTGCGGTGTCGCCGCCGCCGAGGACGACAACTCGCTTGCCCTGCATGTCGACAAAGTCTTCCGGCGCTTTTTCGTAGCCCAAGCAACGGTTGACGTTGGAGATCAGGTACGGGAGCGCGTCATAAACGCCAGGCAATTCCTCGCCAGGGAAGCCACCTTTCATATAATTGTAGGTTCCCATTCCCAGGAAGACGGCATCGAATTCATTCAACAAGTCCGCAAACGCCACGTCTTTCCCTACATCCGTGTTCAGACGGAACTCGATGCCCATCTCTTCAAACAGCTTGCGGCGGCGCACCATAACCTCTTTTTCCAGTTTGAACTCTGGAATACCAAAGGTCAGCAGCCCGCCAATTTCCGGATAACGGTCGAATACGACGGGTTTCACGCCATTGCGGATCAATACGTCCGCGCATCCTAAACCCGCGGGACCCGCGCCGATAATGGCGACCCGCTTATCGGTCATGGCCACCTTGGACATATCCGGCTTCCAACCCAACGCCAGCGCCGTATCCGTAATATATTTCTCGGTCGAGCCGATTGTCACGGCGCCGAAACCATCATTCAGCGTACAGGCGCCTTCGCATAATCTGTCCTGCGGACATACCCGACCACAGACTTCAGGGAGCGTGTTGGTCTGATGACTAAGCTCAACCGCCGCCATGATGTTGCCTTCCGACGCCAGCTTTAGCCAATTGGGAATGTAGTTATGCACTGGGCATTTCCATTCGCAATAGGGGTTACCGCACTCCAGACAGCGGTGCGCCTGGTTTTTGACTTCCTCTTCCTTAAAGGGCTTGTAGATTTCTCTAAACTGCTTCTTACGACGCCCAACCGGAACCTTTTCAGGATCTTGCCGTCCCACATCGAGGAACTGAAAGTTATTGCTCAGTCTCTCCGCCATTGCGTCTAAACCTCTAAACTGTATACAAAAAATCTGTTTCTGGACCCGGCGCGGCGCGTACGCCCGGGGCGTAGTCTCGCCACCCTCTTACGCCAGGAACTCCGAATAAACTTAACAGCCCCGATTTATTACTCAGGCCTTGCCCGCGTGCTGTCCATCAACGATGCAAGGCTGGCGGCTTTGGGTTTCACCAACCAGAAGCGCCCTACATAGTCATCGAAGTTATCCAGCATGTTTTCCGCCCAGGCGCTGCTGGTTTCCCGAACGTGCTCGTCAATCACGTCGCGCAGATAGTTGCGGTACGCTTCCATCGCTTCGCTGGTAATACGGTGAATCTCCACCAGCTCATGGTTATAGCGGTCGACAAAGCGGTTCTCCAGGTCGAGAACATAAGCAAAACCGCCGGTCATGCCCGCACCAAAGTTGTAGCCGGTTTTGCCCAGCACAGCCACCATGCCCCCCGTCATATACTCACAGCAGTGATCGCCCACGCCCTCCACTACCGCATAGGCGCCGGAGTTACGCACGCCAAAGCGTTCGCCCGCCACACCCGCGGCGAAAAGCTTTCCGCCAGTGGCGCCATACAGACAGGTGTTGCCAATGATGGAAGTATCCTGCGATGCAAAAGAGCTGTTCTGGGGCGGACGTATGGTCAGCTTACCGCCAGTCATGCCTTTGCCCACGTAATCGTTGGCGTCGCCTTCCAGATACATGTGCAGACCGCCAGCGTTCCACACGCCGAAGCTTTGCCCAGCTGTGCCAGTCAAACGGAAGACCAACGGGTTATCCGCCATGCCCTGATTGCCATGGCGCTTGGCGATCTCGCCGGACAAGCGGGCGCCGATAGAGCGATCGCAGTTGGTGACCCGAAACTCAAACTCACCGCCACTCTTGGCTTCGATTGTTGACAGCGCAGCCTGCACCATTTCTTCAGCCAAACGGCCTTTGTCGTATGGGGCATTTCGTGCGGACTGGCAGGTATGCGGTTTGTCCGCAGGAATCGCGTCGTTGCTCAGCATCGGCGTCAAGTCCAGATTACGCTGCTTGGCCGTCGCGCCCGGTAAAATTTCCAGCAGGTCCGTGCGGCCAACCAGTTCTTCCAGCGAACGAACGCCCAGCTTGGCCATCCACTCGCGGGTCTCCGTCGCGACGAATTTGAAGTAGTTGATCGCCATTTCCACCGTGCCCTGGAAATGCTTATCGCGCAGATCTTTATTCTGCGTCGCCACGCCAGTAGCGCAATTGTTCAGGTGGCAGATACGCAGATATTTACAGCCCAGCGCCACCATGGGTCCAGTGCCGAAGCCGAAACTTTCCGCCCCGAGAATGGCTGCTTTCACCACATCCAGACCGGTCTTCAAGCCACCGTCCGTCTGCAGGCGTACATTGCCGCGCAGGTCATTCGCGCGCAGCGCCTGATGCGCTTCGGATAAGCCCAGCTCCCAAGGAGAGCCGGCATACTTGATAGAGGTAAGCGGACTGGCGCCGGTGCCGCCGTCGTACCCCGAAATCGTAATCAGGTCCGCGTAGGCCTTGGCTACACCCGCCGCAATAGTGCCGACGCCAGGTTCAGACACCAGCTTAACCGACACCAACGCCTCTGGATTGACCTGTTTCAAGTCGAAAATCAGCTGCGCCAAATCTTCGATCGAGTAGATATCATGATGCGGCGGCGGAGAAATCAGCGTCACGCCTGGAACGGCATAACGCAGGCGCGCGATTAACTGGTTAACCTTACCGCCAGGAAGCTGCCCGCCTTCGCCAGGCTTCGCGCCTTGCGCCACTTTAATCTGCAGCACATCCGCGCTGACCAGATAGTGAGGCGTCACGCCGAAGCGACCTGAAGCCACCTGCTTGATCTTGGAACGCTTCTCCGTTCCATATCGCGCAGGGTCTTCA is drawn from Hahella sp. KA22 and contains these coding sequences:
- the hemE gene encoding uroporphyrinogen decarboxylase, yielding MSELKNDRFLRALMRQPVDVTPVWMMRQAGRYLPEYRASRARAGSFMDLCKNAEFACEVTLQPLERFELDAAILFSDILTIPDAMGLGLYFETGEGPRFKKTVRTEADVNALHMPDADTDLGYVMNAVRTIRRELNGRVPLIGFSGSPWTLATYMVEGGSSKDFREIKKLAYGQPELLHLLLDKLADSVADYLNAQIRAGAQAVQIFDTWGGALTAAGYLEFSLAYMKKIVSKLQREAEGRPVPVILFTKNGGQWLEHIADAGADALGLDWTTEISEARRRVGDRVALQGNMDPAALYAPPAAIRDQVSRILASFGAGEGHVFNLGHGITPDVDPEHAKVFIDAVHELSAPYHQNA
- a CDS encoding FAD-dependent oxidoreductase codes for the protein MAERLSNNFQFLDVGRQDPEKVPVGRRKKQFREIYKPFKEEEVKNQAHRCLECGNPYCEWKCPVHNYIPNWLKLASEGNIMAAVELSHQTNTLPEVCGRVCPQDRLCEGACTLNDGFGAVTIGSTEKYITDTALALGWKPDMSKVAMTDKRVAIIGAGPAGLGCADVLIRNGVKPVVFDRYPEIGGLLTFGIPEFKLEKEVMVRRRKLFEEMGIEFRLNTDVGKDVAFADLLNEFDAVFLGMGTYNYMKGGFPGEELPGVYDALPYLISNVNRCLGYEKAPEDFVDMQGKRVVVLGGGDTAMDCNRTAIRQKAKSVTCAYRRDEANMPGSRKEVANAKEEGVKFLFNRQPVAIIGDERVEGVKVVQTRLGEPDENGRRRPEVVAGSEEILPADAVLIAFGFRPSPSPWFQEFGIDVDNGGRVIAPEQQQYKFQTTNPKVFSGGDMVRGSDLVVTAIWEGRQAGEGILDYLEV